One genomic segment of Candidatus Cloacimonadota bacterium includes these proteins:
- a CDS encoding DUF448 domain-containing protein has product MPNKNSKACHIPIRTCVVCRQKLPQQELLGFILMPSGIVFDMFGRLNVRKQYVCSQRECIALLAKWRKKRDKGRRNR; this is encoded by the coding sequence ATGCCAAATAAAAATAGTAAAGCCTGCCACATCCCCATCCGCACTTGTGTGGTATGCAGGCAGAAACTGCCGCAACAAGAGCTTTTGGGCTTTATACTAATGCCTTCGGGGATTGTGTTCGATATGTTCGGCAGACTAAATGTGCGCAAACAATATGTGTGCTCTCAGCGGGAATGCATAGCCCTTTTGGCAAAATGGCGCAAGAAACGTGATAAAGGGAGACGGAACAGATGA
- a CDS encoding ribosomal L7Ae/L30e/S12e/Gadd45 family protein — MTALDPRILNLMQFARKAGKLVPGIDACLRSMHQKHINLIVIAADTAERTAKRISFEMQNSGVKLLVIQAGTQAEISSALGLPLTGVFGISDKNFAAKISEYWQA, encoded by the coding sequence ATGACTGCCCTGGATCCCAGAATATTGAATTTGATGCAATTTGCTCGTAAAGCAGGAAAATTGGTGCCAGGCATCGATGCCTGCCTAAGGAGCATGCATCAGAAACACATAAATCTTATTGTGATAGCCGCAGATACAGCTGAAAGAACAGCGAAGCGCATCAGTTTTGAGATGCAAAACAGTGGCGTCAAGTTGTTGGTGATACAAGCTGGAACTCAAGCTGAGATTAGCTCTGCATTGGGTTTGCCGCTTACCGGAGTTTTCGGCATCAGCGACAAAAATTTCGCTGCCAAGATAAGTGAATATTGGCAGGCGTGA